From a single Microbacterium murale genomic region:
- a CDS encoding M50 family metallopeptidase: MEILLYVAGILFMLVGLGLSIGLHEVGHLVPAKLFGVRVGQYMIGFGPRLWSKKIGETEYGFKVLPLGGFISMSGMYPASEGKPVRGLFRTLVQDARSANDETIAEGAEERVFYKLPVWKRIVVMLGGPIMNLILAIIIFTVLASGIGLQQGTTTIAGVNECVLPAGTSQTECEPGDPATPAAEAGVLPGDVLVSVDGTPVSTFAEATEIVQAAPGQQLDMVVLRDGENVDLTITPIAAERELTDASGQPLLDDDGTQVVAEVGYVGMLSQMGYVPQPIGTGAELAGENVGRVVGLIATLPVKLWGVGVSLFTGADRDPSGPLSVVGVGRLAGEVAATDAPVLNRFVVLLNLLGSLNIALFVFNLIPLLPLDGGHVVVALWDGIRRAWAKLFRRPPPAPVDATRLVPLTVIVAVLLIGMGALLMIADLVNPVDLLG; encoded by the coding sequence GTGGAAATCCTGTTGTACGTCGCCGGCATCCTGTTCATGCTGGTCGGGCTCGGTCTATCGATCGGTCTGCACGAGGTGGGCCATCTCGTGCCGGCGAAGCTGTTCGGCGTGCGCGTGGGGCAGTACATGATCGGCTTCGGTCCACGTCTCTGGTCGAAGAAGATCGGCGAGACCGAGTACGGATTCAAGGTTCTTCCCCTCGGCGGATTCATCTCGATGTCGGGTATGTATCCAGCATCCGAGGGCAAGCCGGTGCGCGGTCTTTTCCGCACCCTCGTGCAGGATGCGAGATCGGCGAACGACGAGACCATCGCGGAGGGCGCTGAAGAGCGCGTCTTCTACAAGCTGCCGGTATGGAAGCGCATCGTCGTGATGCTCGGCGGCCCGATCATGAACCTGATCCTTGCCATCATCATCTTCACCGTGCTGGCATCCGGAATCGGTCTCCAGCAGGGCACGACGACCATCGCAGGCGTCAACGAGTGCGTGCTCCCCGCAGGCACGTCGCAGACCGAGTGCGAGCCGGGCGATCCTGCGACGCCGGCGGCTGAGGCGGGGGTGCTGCCTGGGGATGTACTGGTCTCGGTGGACGGAACTCCGGTTTCGACGTTCGCCGAAGCGACGGAGATCGTGCAGGCTGCTCCTGGGCAGCAGCTCGATATGGTCGTGCTGCGCGACGGCGAGAACGTGGATCTGACGATCACACCCATTGCCGCGGAACGTGAACTCACGGATGCCTCGGGGCAGCCATTGCTCGACGACGACGGCACGCAGGTCGTCGCTGAGGTGGGCTACGTGGGCATGCTCTCGCAGATGGGTTACGTGCCGCAGCCGATCGGTACCGGGGCCGAGCTCGCGGGCGAGAACGTCGGGCGCGTGGTGGGCCTGATCGCGACGCTGCCGGTCAAGCTGTGGGGCGTCGGGGTGTCGCTGTTCACGGGCGCCGACCGCGACCCGAGCGGGCCGTTGAGCGTGGTCGGGGTCGGCCGTCTCGCGGGCGAGGTCGCCGCGACGGACGCTCCGGTGCTGAACCGGTTCGTCGTGCTGCTCAACCTGCTCGGATCACTCAACATCGCCCTGTTCGTCTTCAACCTGATCCCGCTGCTGCCCCTGGACGGCGGGCACGTGGTCGTCGCTCTGTGGGACGGCATCCGGCGCGCCTGGGCAAAGTTGTTCCGTCGTCCGCCGCCCGCACCGGTGGACGCGACGCGGCTGGTGCCGCTGACGGTGATCGTGGCGGTGCTGCTGATCGGAATGGGCGCGCTGCTGATGATCGCGGATCTCGTGAACCCGGTCGACCTGCTCGGCTAG
- a CDS encoding HNH endonuclease signature motif containing protein — MASVVEELESIDRLLADAVGSSCAGGGADGGVRFANDTELLDVMQVLGRVQRRLDGAIVAVTDQVVERDQVERDARFSTRAGCRDAAEVLRRTLLVDGPAARRYVAAAGAVRREQDITSGALLPGKFPELAAALADGYLSVGGFLACTVPLLKAARIGVADRLASDAVLARFASGLPVDGTDPGDGERGPLPTTDELAALVAHIVARLDPDGAEPSDRAGKRRRHFTIGKLRDGSVPVRGELLPEVAAQLQKLIDSLLNPKAGDEGSGSTVRFRPSDDDGDGERRDDGTSERDDGTGDDDRDGTGDAGFAAKYASSSTEYGAGEHSDRADGLEPHKAASPPAGGADLRTHAQKRHDAFATVLMVAAASGGMPMLGGAAPTLVVSVTAEDFAHRTGRAKVEGAGYDVPLGAADHAGCAGGVQRVLFDDKGAIVGISTSARLFNATQRRAIVLRDRECLIPGCHIPAEWCEIHHVQEHAQDGPTHTSNGVPLCWHHHRTLDDGTWRIRIHHGLPEIRGPGWWDPYAKWRSPHLDYTAVDNALNTERAREPARELEPAPEREPAWNTW; from the coding sequence ATGGCATCAGTTGTGGAGGAGTTGGAGAGCATCGATCGGTTGTTGGCCGATGCGGTGGGTTCTTCCTGTGCGGGTGGCGGTGCAGATGGCGGGGTACGCTTCGCGAACGACACCGAACTGTTGGATGTGATGCAGGTGTTGGGGCGTGTGCAGCGACGCCTGGATGGTGCGATCGTCGCGGTGACAGACCAGGTCGTGGAGCGGGATCAGGTGGAGCGTGATGCACGTTTCTCGACCAGGGCGGGATGCCGTGATGCGGCAGAAGTGCTGCGACGCACGCTGCTCGTGGATGGTCCTGCCGCACGCCGGTATGTGGCCGCGGCCGGGGCGGTGCGTCGGGAGCAGGACATCACCTCGGGTGCGTTGTTGCCAGGGAAGTTCCCCGAGCTGGCGGCGGCACTGGCGGACGGATATCTGTCTGTGGGTGGGTTTTTGGCGTGCACGGTCCCGTTGCTGAAAGCGGCCCGGATCGGGGTGGCGGATCGGCTGGCGTCGGATGCGGTGCTGGCACGCTTCGCGTCCGGGCTGCCGGTGGACGGCACGGATCCGGGAGACGGTGAGCGTGGGCCGTTGCCGACGACGGATGAGCTCGCCGCCCTGGTCGCGCATATCGTGGCCCGGTTGGATCCGGATGGCGCCGAGCCATCGGATCGGGCGGGCAAGCGGCGCCGGCATTTCACGATCGGGAAGCTCCGCGACGGGTCCGTGCCGGTGCGGGGAGAGTTGCTGCCGGAGGTCGCGGCACAGTTGCAGAAACTCATCGATAGCCTCCTGAATCCGAAAGCGGGCGACGAGGGCTCCGGCAGTACGGTGCGATTCCGGCCCTCGGACGATGATGGCGACGGTGAGCGCCGTGACGACGGCACCAGCGAACGCGATGACGGCACCGGCGACGACGACCGTGACGGCACCGGTGATGCGGGGTTCGCGGCGAAGTACGCCTCCAGCAGCACCGAGTACGGGGCCGGGGAACATTCGGATCGTGCGGACGGGCTCGAGCCCCACAAGGCGGCCTCTCCGCCCGCAGGCGGGGCGGACCTGCGCACGCACGCCCAGAAGCGTCACGACGCGTTCGCGACCGTACTGATGGTCGCTGCCGCATCCGGAGGCATGCCCATGTTGGGTGGGGCTGCACCGACGCTGGTCGTCTCCGTCACCGCAGAAGACTTCGCCCACCGCACCGGACGCGCCAAAGTCGAAGGCGCCGGATACGACGTCCCGCTCGGCGCCGCCGACCACGCCGGGTGTGCGGGCGGCGTCCAACGTGTCCTGTTCGATGACAAGGGTGCGATCGTCGGAATCAGCACCAGCGCACGCCTGTTCAACGCGACCCAACGACGGGCGATCGTGCTCCGCGACCGCGAATGCCTCATCCCCGGCTGCCACATCCCCGCCGAATGGTGCGAGATCCACCACGTCCAAGAACACGCCCAAGACGGACCCACCCACACCAGCAACGGTGTGCCCCTGTGCTGGCACCACCACCGCACCCTCGACGACGGCACCTGGAGAATCCGCATCCACCACGGACTCCCCGAAATCCGAGGACCCGGCTGGTGGGACCCCTACGCCAAATGGCGATCACCCCACCTCGACTACACCGCGGTCGACAACGCCCTCAACACCGAACGCGCACGAGAACCCGCACGAGAACTAGAACCCGCACCAGAACGAGAACCCGCATGGAACACCTGGTGA